CGCACGGTGCAACGACAGAGCCCACAAGGCGAACTACTTCCCGCTGCGTCCCACGACAGTCCCCGCGGCCGTTCCCACCGCGCCTCTGCCGCGCCCACTGCCCTCGCCCATCGTCGATGTGTCTGGCGAGCAGGCCTTGCTGCTCGATCCGGCGGGGAGCGAAGACCCGCTCGACCACATCACGTGGCGACCCGGGTTCACACACCTCCACCGGCGTGAATGGATCTGGTCTCCCTTCGGTCTCACCGAGAAGGGCGAGGCGACGATCGAAATCCTGAAGCTCGAAGAGCTGGCCGGACGGGCACAGGGACACGTCATTGATGCCCTGCTGCCGAGTATCGAGGAGGTCGAGCAGCACCTGGGTGCCAGCCGCGTCCTGCAAGCGCGCCAGCGCTGGCAACGCTTCCTCGAGGACAGTCTCTCTCCCCGGGCGGAGTGGACCGCCTTCACGTGGCACGCACTCGCCTACCTCGTACCAGTCGCCTACAGGCTCCAGCACGGGCTTGCCGTTCCCCCGAGGCCCGGCGCTCCCTAGACACCGATCAGGCTGAACGCCCGATCACCGCGCACGGGCACCCGCCAGTTCTCGCGCCCGCGCTCCAGCTCCCACGCGTAGAGCGCCCCCGTCCTTGGCGAGCGGACCGTGAAGCACTCCGCCCCATGCATCTTGTTTTGGACTGACGGTTGAAGCGGAGCCGTGGCGCATGTGATGCGGTTGGCGCGGCTCACCGTTCACAACGGCCAGGCGCGCACTCCTCCTCTGAGGGACCCATTCCTCACGGGAGAGACCATGGATCAAGACGGCAAGGGCGGCCTCGGGCTGCTCGTTCACCAGGTGCGCAGTGGCGAGCTGGACCGGGAGGGCTTTCTGCGCGCCGCCAAGGAGGCAGGCGTCACGGAGGCGCGGGCAGCGGGACTGGCCGACGACGCCCTGGCCGCCTGTGAGAACCAGCGTCGGCTGCGCGAGCAGCCCCGCGAGGCCCACGACTTCATCGTCATTGGCGCGGGCTCGGCTGGCTGTGTGCTGGCCGCCCGGCTCTCCGAGGACCCGGCGAATCAGGTGCTGGTGCTCGAGGCCGGGGGCCCCGGCACCCATCCGGACGTGTTCATCCCGTCGCGGTGGCGGCACCTGTTCGGCACCGAGCTGGATTGGCGCTACCAGACGGTGCCCCAGCAACACGCCGCGGACCGGGTCGTCCCCTGTCCTCGGGGCAAGATGCTGGGAGGCTGCGCCAGCAACAACGCCAGTGTCTGGGCGCGGGGCCACCGTCTGGACTTCGACGGCTGGGCCGCCCAGGGCAATCCCGGCTGGGATGACGAGACGGTCCGCCGCGTCTTCAAGGACCTGGAAGACTACTCCGGTGGCGAGGACGAGTACCGGGGCGTGGGCGGCCCGCTGCGCATCTTCCGCACGGTCGATCCGCATCCGCTCGCCCGGGCCTTCATGGAAGCCGCCCAGCTGGCGGGCCTCCCGACGACGCGTGACTACAACGGCGCGCG
The DNA window shown above is from Cystobacter fuscus DSM 2262 and carries:
- a CDS encoding HNH endonuclease — encoded protein: MIRIDRGAEPRGLKIAAPKRLRAAAKVFNRRGALSKALTKKLTGYGTEKTKQALFLAQHEKCAWCERHTDFSSAPVEHYRPKDGAWRHLPKATMKHVDQGHYWWLTWTWSNLLFSCARCNDRAHKANYFPLRPTTVPAAVPTAPLPRPLPSPIVDVSGEQALLLDPAGSEDPLDHITWRPGFTHLHRREWIWSPFGLTEKGEATIEILKLEELAGRAQGHVIDALLPSIEEVEQHLGASRVLQARQRWQRFLEDSLSPRAEWTAFTWHALAYLVPVAYRLQHGLAVPPRPGAP